The Flavobacterium faecale genome has a segment encoding these proteins:
- a CDS encoding IS1182 family transposase, whose amino-acid sequence MLVQQQTIQFSDYSSLYDLIVPKENLLRKINDLIDFSFIYDELLNKYCPNNGRMAESPVRMFKYLLLKTIYTVSDIDVVERSQYDMSFKYFLDMNPEDDVINPSSLTKFRKLRLKDTDLLNLLINKTVTIAIEKGIIRSKSIIVDATHTLSRSNPFLAIDVLRERSKLLRKTVYSFEQEFKEHMPEKNTDNDLEKELAYCKELEKRIENEPSISSIPAVKEKLNLLKETVEDTQENFTLSKDADAKTGHKSADSSFFGYKTHLAMTEERIITAAVVTSGEKGDGPELPRLLAISQKNGIDVDTIIGDGAYTGKENLKLTREQNIKVVARLNVTIAQGARKDEDKFDYNKDADRFVCTAGHMAIRKARQGKKNVGTNQIQTYYFDVEKCKTCSLKEGCYKEGSKTKTYSVSIKSDLHQEQISFQETDYYKEKAKHRYKIEAKNSELKNVHGYDRAISYGITNMQMQGAIAIFAVNLKRILKLM is encoded by the coding sequence CGATTATTCTTCGTTGTATGATTTAATAGTTCCAAAAGAAAATCTATTAAGAAAAATTAATGATTTGATTGATTTTTCATTCATTTACGATGAGTTGTTAAATAAGTACTGTCCCAATAATGGGCGAATGGCAGAAAGTCCCGTTCGTATGTTTAAGTATTTACTACTTAAAACAATCTATACTGTTTCCGATATTGATGTCGTGGAGCGTTCTCAATACGATATGTCCTTCAAATATTTTTTGGATATGAATCCAGAAGACGATGTTATCAATCCGAGTTCGTTAACAAAATTTAGAAAACTACGTCTAAAGGATACCGACCTATTAAATCTGTTGATAAACAAAACAGTCACCATTGCTATCGAAAAAGGTATTATTCGTTCGAAGTCTATCATCGTTGATGCCACACATACTTTATCAAGATCCAATCCATTTTTAGCCATCGATGTATTGAGAGAACGTTCCAAGCTACTGCGAAAAACAGTATACAGCTTTGAGCAGGAATTCAAAGAACATATGCCTGAAAAAAATACAGACAATGACTTAGAGAAGGAACTTGCTTATTGTAAAGAGTTGGAAAAACGCATTGAAAATGAGCCGTCAATAAGTTCGATTCCAGCTGTGAAAGAGAAATTAAATCTACTCAAAGAAACTGTAGAAGACACTCAAGAAAATTTTACCTTATCAAAAGATGCAGATGCTAAAACGGGTCATAAATCTGCTGATAGTTCTTTCTTTGGATATAAGACTCACTTAGCTATGACCGAGGAGCGCATCATTACAGCGGCTGTAGTCACATCAGGTGAAAAAGGGGATGGACCAGAATTACCTAGACTTTTAGCGATTAGTCAAAAAAACGGAATTGATGTTGATACTATTATTGGGGATGGAGCTTATACAGGAAAAGAAAATCTCAAACTCACAAGGGAGCAAAATATTAAAGTGGTAGCCAGACTAAATGTTACAATAGCACAAGGAGCTAGAAAAGACGAAGATAAATTTGACTATAATAAAGATGCCGATAGATTTGTTTGCACTGCTGGTCATATGGCCATACGAAAGGCTCGCCAAGGTAAAAAAAATGTTGGAACCAATCAAATACAAACCTACTATTTTGATGTGGAAAAATGTAAGACCTGCTCTTTAAAAGAGGGTTGTTATAAAGAAGGATCCAAGACAAAAACATATTCGGTGTCGATAAAATCGGACTTACACCAAGAACAAATCAGCTTTCAAGAAACTGACTATTACAAAGAAAAAGCAAAACATCGATATAAAATAGAAGCGAAAAATAGTGAGTTGAAAAATGTACATGGTTATGATAGAGCAATATCATATGGCATTACCAATATGCAAATGCAAGGTGCAATAGCTATTTTCGCAGTCAACTTAAAAAGAATACTCAAATTAATGTAG